GAAGCCAATGGTTCTTTAGTCTAGCTAAGGAATCCTTAGCTAGACTAAGGAGATATGAGGAGACAAAACTTAACGGGGTTAAGTTATTCACAACTTAGTCGAACTAAGTTTCAAAGAATCGCCAAGGTGGTGGTTTTTTAATTGCCCAAAGTACACCGACAAGGTAAGGTATGTTTATGGCATTTATTGATGAGATAAGAATTCAAGTAAAAGCAGGTGATGGGGGAGATGGAGTTGTACGCTGGTCTCACACAAAGGAAAAAGATCTTGGGGGTCCTTCTGGTGGAGATGGGGGCCGAGGGGGAAATGTATATGCAAAAGCTTTGCGAGATGTTCATTTGCTTTCCCGTTATAGAAGTAAAAAGGAACTTAAAGCTGAAGATGGTAAAGATGGACAAGCAAAGAATCTCTTTGGAGCCAATGGAGAAGATCTTGACCTTTTTTTGCCTGTGGGTTCTATCATTACCAATATAGAAACGAGTGAAAAGTTTAGCTTAAACAAAGAAGGGGAGCGAATACTTCTGCTTTCTGGAGGATTTGGCGGCAGAGGGAATAGATCATTTAAAAGTTCAAGAAACCAATCGCCAGACAAGACTACTCCTGGAAAACCAGGGCAAACAGCGACCTTGTATATTGAAGTTGAACTCATAGCCCATGTTGGCCTTGTAGGTCTGCCCAATGCAGGGAAAACAAGTCTTTTAAATAAACTTACCTCAGCCCATGGAAAGATTGGAGATTATCCTTTCACAACGCTTGAGCCGAACCTAGGAGAAATGTATGGATATATCATTGCTGATATTCCAGGTCTTATAGAGGGTGCTGCGAAAGGAAAAGGATTGGGCCATAAATTCCTGCGCCACATTAAAAGAACAAAAATACTTGTTCATGTAATCTCCTTGGAAAATACCAATGTACTTGAGGCTTATCAAATAGTACGAAAAGAAATTGAGCAATATGATCCTTTGCTGCTTGAAAAAAAAGAGATTATTCTTTTAACGAAAACAGATCTTAAAGATGATAGTGAAGTTAAAGAAGCTAAAAAAACACTTCAGAAGATTGCAAAAACTATTTACGCTGTATCTTTATATGACGATGAAGATATAAAGCTTCTTGAAAAACTCCTTTTAGAGGCGTTAGACGGCGGACGTCTAACAAAATAGACCCGACCGAGAGGGGTTGGGTTTAATAGTAGTTTTCATAATGATGATGTACGCTGCCTTACGAGTAAGGAATAAAAAACGGGGCGAAAATTACAAAAAATAGTTTCCTGCACACATGCTCAAACGAGATTTAAGCACACCGAATATCTCCTAAACGAGATTTAGGAGATATGCGCTCTAGGCGGTAGGGGAGCTATGAGCAGAGCGATAAGGGGAAAATACAGGAAGGGTTCAGGCATCACAGAAACGGTCTCCAGCCGTTTTTTTCTTTGGAAAAAGAGATTTTTCCTCCCCTTATCCACGAGTTTTCCACAGGGATATTGACAGGTATTTTGGTATACTGGTATACTTAGTGTTAGAGAGCAGCTCTTTTTTGCGCAAATCTCTTTCCCATTTGTGGAACAATTTCTCTCTTTGCCCTTTAGAGAGAAAACAATGAGAGAGATAAGGTTGGGGGACGTTGAATTTGGATAACGTCCCTCAATCACCCATGTATTTTTGAAGTATAGACTCGAGTCTATTGCGCAATAAATAGACCGGAGTCTGGACTCCAGAAAGATTGCAAGTTTAGAGTCCAGCAATGTAAAAGGGCATATTCTTGTGTGTACAAGAAGACGCCTTTTTTGTTTCATCATATGTCCAAAGAACGATATTACCTCAACGAAATCTTAAAAAGGGTTGACCGGAACAAGACCACGCTCATTCGCTGGGAGGCTGTTGGTTTAATTCCCAAGGCAAAGCGGGATTCCCGTGGTTGGCGTTACTATACCGAAAAAGAAGTTTTGGCAGTCGTCAAATTGATTAAGGATACCGAATATTTCCGTACCATGGCGAATGAAAAAGTATAAGTTTCAAAAAAGAGTTTTCGTA
The Patescibacteria group bacterium DNA segment above includes these coding regions:
- a CDS encoding MerR family transcriptional regulator codes for the protein MYKKTPFLFHHMSKERYYLNEILKRVDRNKTTLIRWEAVGLIPKAKRDSRGWRYYTEKEVLAVVKLIKDTEYFRTMANEKV
- the obgE gene encoding GTPase ObgE produces the protein MAFIDEIRIQVKAGDGGDGVVRWSHTKEKDLGGPSGGDGGRGGNVYAKALRDVHLLSRYRSKKELKAEDGKDGQAKNLFGANGEDLDLFLPVGSIITNIETSEKFSLNKEGERILLLSGGFGGRGNRSFKSSRNQSPDKTTPGKPGQTATLYIEVELIAHVGLVGLPNAGKTSLLNKLTSAHGKIGDYPFTTLEPNLGEMYGYIIADIPGLIEGAAKGKGLGHKFLRHIKRTKILVHVISLENTNVLEAYQIVRKEIEQYDPLLLEKKEIILLTKTDLKDDSEVKEAKKTLQKIAKTIYAVSLYDDEDIKLLEKLLLEALDGGRLTK